In Desulfarculaceae bacterium, the following are encoded in one genomic region:
- a CDS encoding CinA family nicotinamide mononucleotide deamidase-related protein, whose product MRGAIICIGDELVSGRVADTNSRFALSRLSPLGFRFGSVLMVGDDMEAIAGALDQALASADFVLVSGGLGATEDDITASAAARHFGLALAESRRMIDNLRECFAAVGRNLPPGVERMAQLPQGAEVLDKACAGFRLTTPGDQPVYFLPGVPEENRRLLERLVLPALVQRFAPEQVAVSRKFTVFGLGESQIGLRLAGLTSGYPEVTVGFYPVFPCEQVVLSTRSRQPEAAAALLERLVDEASHRLEGLVVAHGADTLADVVAQRMIAEKLTLALAESCTGGLIGHLVTGVAGSSAFFERGLVTYSNRAKMELLGVSPETLEAHGAVSAETAAEMAEGARREAGTDIGLSVTGIAGPDGGTPEKPVGTVFFGLAAEGGVKTLHRRFLAFADSRAQIKQLSAHTALDLLRRYLEDHALLHRP is encoded by the coding sequence ATGCGCGGGGCGATCATCTGCATCGGCGACGAGCTGGTCAGCGGCCGGGTGGCCGACACCAACTCCCGTTTCGCCCTGAGCCGCCTAAGCCCCCTGGGCTTCCGCTTCGGCTCGGTGCTCATGGTGGGCGACGACATGGAAGCCATCGCCGGGGCCTTGGACCAGGCCCTGGCCTCGGCCGACTTCGTGTTGGTCAGCGGCGGCTTGGGGGCCACGGAAGACGACATAACCGCCTCCGCCGCGGCCCGCCACTTCGGCCTGGCCCTGGCCGAGAGCCGACGCATGATCGACAACCTGCGCGAGTGCTTCGCGGCGGTGGGGCGCAACCTGCCGCCCGGGGTGGAGCGCATGGCCCAGCTGCCCCAAGGGGCCGAGGTGCTGGACAAGGCCTGCGCCGGATTCCGGCTCACCACTCCGGGCGACCAGCCGGTATACTTCCTCCCCGGGGTGCCGGAGGAGAACCGCCGCCTTTTGGAGCGGCTGGTGCTGCCCGCCCTGGTGCAGCGCTTCGCGCCCGAGCAGGTGGCGGTGAGCCGCAAGTTCACCGTCTTCGGCCTGGGCGAGAGCCAGATCGGCCTCAGGCTGGCGGGCCTCACCTCGGGCTACCCCGAGGTGACGGTGGGCTTCTACCCGGTGTTCCCCTGCGAGCAGGTGGTGCTGAGCACCCGTAGCCGCCAACCGGAGGCAGCCGCCGCCCTGCTGGAACGCCTGGTGGACGAGGCGTCCCACCGTTTGGAAGGTTTGGTGGTGGCTCACGGCGCGGACACCCTGGCCGACGTGGTGGCCCAACGCATGATCGCCGAGAAGCTGACCCTGGCCCTGGCCGAGTCCTGCACCGGCGGTCTCATCGGCCACCTGGTCACCGGCGTGGCCGGGTCCAGCGCCTTTTTCGAGCGCGGCCTGGTCACCTACTCCAACCGGGCCAAGATGGAGCTGTTGGGCGTGAGTCCCGAGACCCTGGAGGCCCATGGCGCGGTGAGCGCCGAGACCGCGGCCGAGATGGCCGAGGGCGCGCGCCGCGAGGCGGGCACGGACATAGGCCTGTCGGTCACCGGCATCGCCGGGCCCGACGGCGGCACACCGGAAAAGCCGGTGGGCACCGTGTTCTTCGGCCTGGCCGCCGAGGGCGGGGTCAAGACCCTGCACCGGCGTTTCTTGGCCTTCGCGGACAGCCGCGCGCAGATAAAGCAGCTGAGCGCCCACACCGCCCTGGACCTGCTGCGGCGCTATTTGGAAGACCATGCGCTGCTTCATCGCCCTTGA
- the thpR gene encoding RNA 2',3'-cyclic phosphodiesterase, whose product MRCFIALEMPPAVKEHAAGLIKELKSAGADVKWVAPENLHLTLQFLGEVEPERQPGLEAALARACAGRPPLKLAITGCGAFPGIKKPRVIWLGLAGMIEELAEQAKAIQAANQPLGFEPETRAFKAHLTLGRVRERRGKKKAAPLGPLSRELAGLAGHRGPEFAANRAVLMQSTLTSSGPIYKPLFGATLGDGAGG is encoded by the coding sequence ATGCGCTGCTTCATCGCCCTTGAGATGCCCCCGGCGGTGAAGGAGCACGCCGCCGGGCTGATCAAAGAGCTCAAGTCCGCCGGGGCGGACGTGAAATGGGTGGCCCCGGAGAACCTGCACCTCACGCTCCAATTTTTGGGCGAGGTGGAGCCGGAGCGGCAACCGGGCCTGGAGGCCGCCCTGGCTCGAGCCTGCGCGGGCCGTCCGCCCCTGAAGCTGGCCATTACCGGCTGCGGAGCCTTCCCGGGGATCAAGAAGCCCCGGGTGATTTGGCTAGGCCTGGCGGGCATGATCGAGGAACTGGCTGAGCAGGCCAAGGCCATACAGGCGGCCAACCAGCCCCTGGGCTTCGAGCCCGAAACGCGGGCCTTCAAGGCCCACCTGACCCTGGGCCGCGTGCGCGAGCGGCGCGGCAAGAAAAAGGCCGCGCCCCTGGGGCCGCTCAGCCGAGAGCTGGCCGGCCTGGCCGGGCACCGGGGGCCGGAGTTCGCGGCCAACCGGGCCGTATTGATGCAAAGCACCCTGACCAGTTCAGGGCCGATTTATAAGCCCCTTTTCGGCGCCACCCTCGGGGACGGCGCGGGAGGATAG
- the recA gene encoding recombinase RecA, whose protein sequence is MADNNARDQRDKAVDSALKQIERNFGKGAIMRLGSQEVAQDVRAISTGSLGLDIATGIGGVPRGRITEIYGPESSGKTTLTLHVIAEAQKLGGVAAFIDAEHALDVSYAKKLGVDVDDLLVSQPDTGEQALDIAEILVRSGGVDVLVIDSVAALVPKAELEGEMGDSHVGLQARLMSQAMRKLTSVVAKSRTALIFINQIRMKIGVMFGSPETTTGGNALKFYASLRLDIRRIGKIKSGDADVGNRTRVKVVKNKVAPPFKQAEFDITFGQGINRLGEVLDWGVEQDIVTKSGAWYSYGDERMGQGRENAINFLADTPEVLDEVITRLKTKLGLLPPAEAEAAPDAE, encoded by the coding sequence ATGGCTGACAATAACGCCCGCGACCAACGCGACAAGGCGGTGGATAGCGCCCTCAAGCAGATCGAGCGCAACTTCGGCAAGGGGGCCATCATGCGCCTGGGCAGCCAGGAGGTGGCCCAGGACGTGCGGGCCATCTCCACCGGCTCCCTGGGCCTGGACATCGCCACCGGCATCGGCGGCGTGCCCCGGGGCCGCATCACCGAGATCTACGGCCCAGAGTCCTCGGGCAAGACCACACTCACCCTGCACGTGATCGCCGAGGCCCAGAAGCTGGGCGGCGTGGCCGCCTTCATCGACGCGGAGCACGCCCTGGACGTGTCCTACGCCAAAAAGCTGGGCGTGGACGTGGACGATCTGTTGGTGAGCCAGCCGGACACCGGCGAACAGGCCCTGGACATCGCCGAGATCCTGGTGCGCTCCGGCGGGGTGGACGTCTTGGTCATCGACTCGGTGGCCGCTCTGGTGCCCAAGGCCGAGCTGGAAGGCGAGATGGGCGACAGCCACGTGGGCCTGCAAGCCCGCCTGATGAGCCAGGCCATGCGCAAGCTCACCTCCGTGGTGGCCAAGAGCCGCACCGCGCTGATCTTCATCAACCAGATCCGCATGAAGATCGGGGTGATGTTCGGCAGCCCCGAGACCACCACCGGCGGCAACGCGCTCAAGTTCTACGCCAGTTTGCGCCTGGACATCCGGCGCATCGGCAAGATAAAGTCCGGCGACGCCGACGTGGGCAACCGCACCCGGGTCAAGGTGGTCAAGAACAAGGTGGCCCCGCCCTTCAAGCAGGCCGAGTTCGATATCACCTTCGGCCAAGGCATCAACCGCCTGGGCGAGGTGCTCGACTGGGGCGTGGAGCAGGACATCGTGACCAAGAGCGGGGCCTGGTACTCCTATGGCGACGAGCGCATGGGACAGGGCCGCGAGAACGCCATCAACTTCCTGGCCGACACCCCCGAGGTGCTCGACGAGGTGATAACCCGGCTCAAGACCAAGCTGGGGCTCCTGCCCCCGGCCGAAGCGGAAGCCGCCCCGGACGCCGAATAA
- the alaS gene encoding alanine--tRNA ligase, with amino-acid sequence MAKTGNEIRRQFLDYFAKHQHQVVKSSSVVPADDPSLLFTNAGMVQFKNVFTGQDKRAYSRATTCQKCFRVSGKHNDLENVGRTPRHHTFFEMLGNFSFGDYFKEKAVVFAWELLTQGYGLDPERLWVSVYTEDDEAARLWESEVGVRSERIVRLGEEENFWAMGDTGPCGPCSEIHIDQGPEHGCGAADCAVGCDCDRYLELWNLVFMQYERDASGKMTPLPKPSIDTGMGLERIAATVQGFTSNYDSDLFTPIMDYTSELAGVRRGDDAESDVSLRVIADHARACTVLVGDGVMPSNEGRGYVLRRILRRAARHGRKLGFEGPFLHKVAGVVMEQFQDAYPGLYGNRAFVDKVISGEEERFGETLDTGLKLLSEAVANAKAKGQDALAGEVAFKLYDTFGFPLDLTMTIVAEEGLGVDEEGFQAAMGQQRARSRAAWSGSGEQQLPPALAKLKAEGFTTAFTGYEGLGGTSTAALLLVDGEPVDAVAQGQKAELVAPATPFYGAAGGQVGDVGFIEGPRGKAKVIDTLKPGGELIVHQIEVSEGQIAKDDELTLTVDTGARAATAANHTATHLLHAALREHLGEHVKQAGSMVSPERLRFDFSHFEAMTPEELRAVERTVNEGVRANISLDTKVMDIDEAMATGAMALFEERYGDRVRLVQIPGVSKELCGGTHTGATGDIGYFKIVSESSVAAGVRRLEALTGGAAVEAVQALETEVGKAAGALKVSRSELAERVGKLMASLKEREREVETLKGRLAGASSRDLMSETVDVDGVKVLAVKVEVDNPKALRDLADTVRDKLDSGVAVLGAESGGKALLLALVTKDLAGRYHAGNLVKVLAPMVGGGGGGRPDMAQAGGQNPGGLEDALSKVPDLVREQAKG; translated from the coding sequence ATGGCCAAGACCGGCAACGAAATCCGCCGCCAGTTTCTGGACTATTTCGCCAAGCATCAACACCAGGTGGTCAAGAGCTCCAGCGTGGTGCCGGCCGACGACCCCAGCCTGCTGTTCACCAACGCGGGCATGGTGCAGTTCAAAAACGTCTTCACCGGACAGGACAAGCGCGCCTACAGCCGCGCCACCACCTGCCAGAAGTGCTTCCGGGTATCGGGCAAGCACAACGACCTGGAGAACGTGGGCCGCACCCCGCGCCACCACACCTTCTTCGAGATGCTGGGCAACTTCAGCTTCGGCGACTACTTCAAGGAGAAGGCGGTGGTCTTCGCCTGGGAGCTCCTCACCCAGGGCTACGGCCTGGACCCGGAGCGCCTCTGGGTGAGCGTGTACACCGAGGACGACGAGGCGGCCCGCCTTTGGGAGAGCGAGGTCGGGGTGCGCTCCGAGCGCATCGTGCGCCTGGGCGAGGAGGAAAACTTCTGGGCCATGGGCGACACCGGCCCCTGCGGCCCCTGCTCGGAGATCCACATCGACCAGGGCCCGGAGCATGGCTGCGGCGCGGCCGACTGCGCCGTGGGCTGCGACTGCGACCGCTACCTTGAGCTGTGGAACCTGGTGTTCATGCAGTATGAGCGCGACGCCTCCGGCAAGATGACTCCCCTGCCCAAGCCCTCCATCGACACGGGCATGGGCCTGGAGCGCATCGCGGCCACGGTGCAGGGCTTCACCAGCAACTACGACTCCGACCTGTTCACCCCCATCATGGACTACACCAGCGAGCTGGCCGGGGTGCGCCGGGGGGACGACGCCGAGAGCGACGTGAGCCTCCGGGTCATCGCTGACCACGCCCGCGCCTGCACGGTGCTGGTGGGAGACGGCGTAATGCCCTCCAACGAGGGCCGGGGCTACGTGCTCCGCCGCATCCTCCGCCGCGCCGCGCGCCACGGCCGCAAGCTGGGCTTCGAGGGGCCCTTCCTGCACAAGGTGGCCGGCGTGGTCATGGAGCAGTTCCAGGACGCCTACCCCGGCCTCTACGGCAACCGCGCCTTCGTGGACAAGGTGATCTCCGGCGAGGAAGAGCGCTTCGGCGAGACCCTGGACACCGGCCTCAAGCTTCTCTCCGAGGCGGTGGCCAACGCCAAGGCCAAGGGCCAGGACGCCCTGGCCGGCGAGGTGGCCTTCAAGCTTTACGACACCTTCGGCTTCCCCCTGGACCTGACCATGACCATCGTGGCCGAAGAGGGCCTGGGGGTGGACGAGGAAGGCTTCCAGGCGGCCATGGGCCAGCAGCGGGCCCGCTCCCGCGCTGCCTGGAGCGGCAGCGGCGAGCAGCAGCTTCCCCCCGCCCTGGCCAAGCTAAAGGCCGAGGGCTTCACCACCGCCTTCACCGGCTACGAAGGCCTTGGCGGGACCAGCACCGCCGCCCTGCTCCTGGTGGACGGCGAGCCGGTGGACGCGGTGGCCCAAGGCCAAAAGGCCGAGCTGGTGGCCCCGGCCACGCCCTTCTACGGCGCGGCGGGCGGCCAGGTGGGCGACGTGGGCTTCATCGAGGGCCCCCGGGGCAAGGCCAAGGTTATCGACACCCTCAAGCCCGGCGGCGAGCTGATCGTGCACCAGATCGAGGTGAGCGAAGGGCAGATCGCCAAGGACGACGAGCTGACCCTGACCGTGGACACCGGCGCCCGCGCGGCCACCGCGGCCAACCATACCGCCACCCACCTGCTGCACGCGGCCCTGCGCGAGCACCTGGGCGAGCACGTGAAGCAGGCCGGCTCCATGGTCAGCCCCGAGCGCCTGCGCTTCGACTTCAGCCACTTCGAGGCCATGACCCCCGAGGAGCTTCGGGCCGTGGAGCGCACGGTCAACGAAGGCGTGCGGGCCAACATCAGCCTGGACACCAAGGTCATGGACATCGACGAGGCCATGGCCACCGGCGCCATGGCCCTGTTCGAAGAGCGCTACGGCGACCGGGTGCGCCTGGTGCAGATCCCCGGCGTGTCCAAGGAACTCTGCGGCGGCACCCACACCGGAGCCACCGGCGACATCGGCTACTTCAAGATCGTCTCCGAGTCATCCGTGGCCGCGGGGGTGCGCCGTCTGGAGGCGCTCACCGGCGGGGCCGCCGTGGAGGCGGTGCAGGCCCTGGAGACCGAGGTGGGCAAGGCCGCCGGCGCGCTCAAGGTGAGCCGCTCCGAGCTGGCCGAGCGGGTGGGCAAGCTCATGGCCAGCCTCAAGGAGCGCGAGCGCGAGGTGGAGACGCTCAAGGGCCGCCTGGCCGGGGCCTCCAGCCGCGACCTCATGTCCGAGACGGTGGACGTGGACGGCGTGAAGGTGCTGGCGGTCAAGGTGGAGGTGGACAACCCCAAGGCCCTGCGCGACCTGGCCGACACGGTGCGCGACAAGCTGGACTCCGGCGTGGCGGTGTTGGGCGCCGAAAGCGGCGGCAAGGCGCTTTTGCTGGCCCTGGTCACCAAGGACCTGGCCGGGCGCTACCACGCGGGCAACCTGGTCAAGGTGCTGGCCCCCATGGTGGGCGGCGGCGGCGGGGGCCGGCCGGACATGGCCCAGGCCGGCGGCCAAAACCCCGGCGGCTTGGAAGACGCCCTGAGCAAGGTGCCGGACTTGGTCCGGGAGCAGGCCAAGGGATAG
- a CDS encoding outer membrane protein assembly factor BamD, whose amino-acid sequence MTKKFRLAVLGLLLVLLAAGGCGWFGGQKSATDDAFDTPAQVLANEAETLYREGQYDESANLFQALKDRFPYSRFALLADLRVGDAYFKSKRYEEAVLAYEDFIRLHPKNDAVPYAIYQMGMVYFDQMLTPDRDPENARKAMQTFQRLIKQYPQSEWAVRCQPRLQEATRRLAAHDMVVGKYYFQTKSYRAAMGRFKRVLTQYPDVGLYNEAMNYLRQAQEKWSALPAKEREGQGIDRRDLTTPIPGVEAPDVLTGPEASPL is encoded by the coding sequence ATGACTAAGAAATTCAGGTTGGCGGTTCTGGGCCTGCTGCTGGTTCTGCTGGCGGCGGGGGGATGCGGTTGGTTCGGGGGGCAGAAAAGCGCCACGGACGATGCCTTCGACACCCCGGCCCAGGTGCTGGCCAACGAGGCCGAGACCCTCTACCGCGAAGGGCAGTACGACGAGTCGGCCAACCTGTTCCAGGCCCTCAAGGACCGCTTCCCCTACAGCCGCTTCGCGCTCTTGGCCGATCTTCGGGTGGGCGACGCCTACTTCAAGTCCAAGCGCTACGAAGAGGCGGTGCTGGCCTATGAGGACTTCATCCGCCTGCACCCCAAGAACGACGCGGTGCCCTACGCCATCTACCAGATGGGCATGGTCTACTTCGACCAGATGCTGACCCCGGACCGCGACCCGGAGAACGCGCGCAAGGCCATGCAGACCTTCCAGCGCCTGATCAAGCAGTATCCCCAGAGCGAGTGGGCGGTGCGCTGCCAGCCCCGGCTGCAGGAAGCCACCCGCCGCCTGGCCGCCCACGACATGGTGGTGGGCAAGTACTACTTCCAGACCAAGTCCTACCGCGCGGCCATGGGCCGCTTCAAACGGGTGCTCACCCAGTACCCGGACGTGGGCCTGTATAACGAGGCCATGAACTACCTCAGGCAGGCCCAGGAAAAATGGTCCGCCCTGCCCGCCAAGGAGCGCGAAGGCCAAGGCATCGACCGCCGCGACCTGACCACGCCCATCCCCGGCGTGGAGGCTCCGGACGTGCTCACCGGCCCGGAGGCCAGCCCGCTCTAG
- the trxB gene encoding thioredoxin-disulfide reductase: MHTHDMIIVGGGPAGLTAGLYAARARMDAVLLERLSPGGQVLTTDMVENWPGDVDGVTGFDLADRMRDHALKFGLVIENKEIIKVVADGKCKVLTTPDGEMRTKAVVLAVGAQPRKLGVPGEELLTGKGVSYCGTCDGPFYRDQVVICFGGGDTAAEEAVFLTRFASKVYLVHRRDELRAAGVLAERVLSNEKIEVLWSQAPLEIVGENKVEAVRLKRLKDDTEYELPCDGAFVFVGTTPNTEFLRGTVDMDRQGFIICDRTQHTSLNGVFAAGDCCSKLLRQIVVAAGEGAVATYAAQRYLEEVHD, from the coding sequence ATGCACACCCACGACATGATAATAGTGGGCGGGGGGCCGGCCGGCCTCACCGCCGGGCTCTACGCGGCCCGCGCCCGCATGGACGCGGTGCTTCTGGAGCGCCTTAGCCCCGGCGGCCAGGTGCTCACCACCGACATGGTGGAGAACTGGCCCGGCGACGTGGACGGCGTGACCGGTTTCGACCTGGCCGACCGTATGCGCGACCACGCCCTGAAGTTCGGCCTGGTGATCGAGAACAAGGAGATCATCAAGGTCGTGGCCGACGGCAAATGCAAGGTGCTCACCACCCCGGACGGCGAGATGCGCACCAAGGCTGTAGTCCTGGCCGTGGGGGCCCAGCCCAGGAAGCTGGGCGTGCCCGGCGAAGAGCTCCTCACCGGCAAGGGCGTGTCCTACTGCGGCACCTGCGACGGGCCCTTCTACCGCGATCAGGTGGTGATATGTTTCGGGGGCGGCGACACCGCCGCCGAGGAGGCGGTGTTCCTCACCCGCTTCGCCTCCAAGGTGTACCTGGTGCACCGCCGGGACGAGCTCCGGGCAGCCGGGGTTTTGGCCGAGCGGGTGCTTAGCAACGAAAAAATCGAGGTGCTCTGGTCGCAGGCTCCCCTGGAGATCGTGGGCGAGAACAAGGTGGAAGCGGTGCGCCTGAAAAGGCTCAAGGACGACACGGAGTACGAGCTGCCCTGCGACGGGGCATTCGTCTTCGTGGGCACCACGCCCAACACCGAGTTCCTGCGCGGCACGGTGGACATGGACCGGCAAGGGTTCATCATCTGCGACCGCACCCAGCACACCAGCCTTAACGGCGTTTTCGCCGCGGGAGACTGCTGCAGCAAGCTGCTTCGGCAGATCGTGGTGGCGGCCGGCGAGGGGGCGGTGGCCACCTACGCGGCCCAGCGTTATCTGGAAGAGGTCCATGACTAA
- the trxA gene encoding thioredoxin, protein MSDNVLQVTDDSFETEVLNNATPTLVDFWASWCGPCRAIAPVVEELAEQYAGKLKVAKLNVDESPKTPGQYGIRAIPTLIIFKDGKVADQITGAVSKSHLEAAISKQLG, encoded by the coding sequence ATGTCTGACAACGTCTTGCAGGTGACCGACGACAGCTTTGAGACCGAGGTTCTGAACAACGCGACCCCCACCCTGGTGGACTTCTGGGCCTCCTGGTGCGGTCCCTGCCGGGCCATCGCCCCGGTGGTGGAGGAGCTGGCCGAGCAGTACGCCGGCAAGCTGAAGGTGGCCAAGCTCAACGTGGATGAGAGCCCCAAGACCCCCGGCCAGTACGGCATCCGGGCCATCCCCACCCTGATCATCTTCAAGGACGGCAAGGTGGCGGACCAGATCACCGGCGCGGTGAGCAAGTCGCACCTGGAGGCGGCCATCAGCAAGCAGCTGGGCTAA
- the radA gene encoding DNA repair protein RadA, whose amino-acid sequence MAKRATIFVCQSCGASQPKWLGQCPACESWDTLVEEAASPAAKGKAAPPGRTQPLTGTLERPEHRLASGIEELDRVLGGGLVGGMVVLVGGEPGIGKSTLMLQAAESLGRSGGRVLYVTAEESARQVGLRAARLGLAGAGVELLADTSLETILATTVEGGFTAVVVDSIQALKSGELASAPGAVGQVRHCAAELAGAAKATGSALFLVGHVTKEGALAGPRVLEHLVDTVLYFEAEPSMRLRLLRAVKNRFGATDEVGVFEMGERGLAGVSNPSAMLLAHRPASAPGSAVCAAMSGTRPLLVEVQALVSPSGLAMPRRQALGVDPGRLHMLCAVLAIHAGLDLGGHDVFVNVTGGVRLTEPAADLAVAAAIASSLANRPLPPSAVCFGEVGLAGELRAVGRSAARMAEAARQGFGQALCAPGKTAPPKGLQILGAPRLDQALALLW is encoded by the coding sequence TTGGCCAAACGCGCCACTATTTTCGTTTGTCAGAGTTGCGGGGCCTCTCAGCCCAAGTGGCTGGGCCAGTGCCCGGCCTGCGAGAGCTGGGACACCCTGGTGGAGGAGGCCGCCTCCCCCGCCGCCAAGGGCAAGGCCGCCCCGCCCGGCCGCACCCAACCGCTCACCGGCACCCTGGAGCGCCCGGAGCATCGCCTGGCCTCGGGCATCGAGGAGCTGGACCGCGTATTGGGCGGCGGGCTGGTGGGAGGCATGGTGGTCCTGGTGGGCGGCGAGCCGGGCATCGGCAAGTCCACCCTCATGCTCCAGGCGGCCGAGTCCCTGGGCCGCTCCGGCGGGCGGGTGCTCTATGTCACCGCCGAGGAGTCGGCCCGCCAGGTGGGCCTGAGGGCCGCGCGCCTGGGCCTGGCCGGGGCGGGGGTGGAGCTGTTGGCCGACACCTCCCTGGAGACGATTCTGGCCACCACCGTGGAGGGCGGCTTCACCGCCGTGGTGGTGGACTCCATTCAGGCGCTCAAAAGCGGTGAGCTGGCCAGCGCCCCCGGCGCGGTGGGCCAGGTGCGCCACTGCGCCGCCGAGCTGGCCGGCGCGGCCAAGGCCACGGGCAGCGCACTTTTTCTGGTGGGCCATGTGACCAAGGAAGGCGCCCTGGCCGGTCCCCGCGTGCTGGAGCACCTGGTGGACACGGTGCTCTACTTCGAGGCAGAGCCCTCCATGCGCCTCAGGCTGCTCAGGGCGGTGAAGAACCGCTTCGGGGCCACCGACGAGGTGGGCGTGTTCGAGATGGGCGAGCGCGGCCTGGCCGGGGTTAGCAACCCCTCGGCCATGCTCCTGGCCCACCGCCCGGCCTCGGCCCCTGGCAGCGCGGTGTGCGCGGCCATGAGCGGCACCCGGCCCCTGTTGGTGGAGGTGCAGGCCCTGGTGAGCCCCTCGGGCCTGGCCATGCCCCGCCGCCAGGCCCTGGGCGTGGACCCCGGCCGCCTGCACATGCTCTGCGCCGTGCTGGCCATCCACGCCGGGCTGGACCTGGGGGGCCACGACGTGTTCGTCAACGTGACCGGCGGGGTGCGCCTCACCGAGCCCGCCGCGGACCTGGCCGTGGCCGCGGCCATCGCCAGTTCTTTGGCCAACCGCCCCCTGCCGCCTTCGGCGGTGTGCTTCGGCGAGGTGGGACTGGCCGGAGAGCTACGCGCCGTGGGGCGCTCGGCCGCCCGCATGGCCGAGGCCGCCCGCCAGGGCTTTGGCCAGGCCCTGTGCGCTCCGGGCAAGACCGCCCCGCCCAAGGGCCTGCAAATCCTCGGCGCCCCGCGCCTGGACCAAGCCCTGGCCCTGCTCTGGTAA
- a CDS encoding DNRLRE domain-containing protein encodes MFSRVLRAALAVGLLLVLAIPAWADSISFDYKSGITDTMLNKYSPNANYGDYAYSGVYQFSGGTGYESLMRFDDIFGDGKNQIPLDSTISNATLRLYLYTGSGSGERALYRMTEDWSAKSTWNSLGDGVDIGKQTAGTADATFSDPGSRGFLDIDVTASLQAWADGAKNLGWVIVGTGSNWNYSFYASSDYKSAGWRPSLSVNYSSPVAGTPEPGTLLLMGSAMAFLGWRRRRRRRRA; translated from the coding sequence ATGTTTAGCCGTGTGCTGCGCGCCGCCTTGGCCGTGGGGTTGCTGCTGGTGCTCGCCATTCCGGCCTGGGCCGACAGCATCAGCTTCGACTACAAGTCCGGCATCACCGACACCATGCTCAACAAGTACAGCCCCAACGCCAACTACGGCGACTACGCCTACAGCGGGGTGTACCAGTTCAGCGGCGGCACGGGCTACGAGTCCTTGATGCGCTTTGACGACATCTTCGGCGACGGCAAGAACCAGATCCCCCTGGACAGCACCATCAGCAACGCCACCCTGCGCCTGTACCTCTACACCGGCTCGGGCTCGGGAGAGCGCGCGCTCTACCGCATGACCGAGGACTGGAGCGCCAAGAGCACCTGGAACAGCCTGGGGGATGGGGTGGACATCGGCAAGCAGACCGCGGGCACGGCCGACGCCACCTTCAGCGACCCGGGCAGCAGGGGCTTTTTGGACATCGACGTGACCGCGTCCTTGCAGGCCTGGGCCGACGGGGCCAAGAACCTGGGCTGGGTGATCGTGGGCACCGGCTCCAACTGGAACTACTCCTTTTACGCCTCCTCGGACTACAAGTCCGCCGGTTGGCGGCCCAGCCTGAGCGTGAACTACTCCTCGCCGGTGGCCGGCACCCCGGAGCCGGGCACTCTACTGCTCATGGGCAGCGCCATGGCCTTCCTGGGCTGGCGTCGCCGCCGACGCCGCCGCCGCGCCTGA